One window of the Camarhynchus parvulus chromosome 2, STF_HiC, whole genome shotgun sequence genome contains the following:
- the TMEM64 gene encoding transmembrane protein 64, translating to MLGAGAAALQLLSRAVKQAAAQGARQDLGRWLSRAAGTAAGGGGSGDTIGFIPAEAAGAGGLLLGPCADQDGLPPAELLLCQLPEPGGGGHGLAEARGWRCSCCLLGTCWCKSCLSLCVLAAVCFASLALVRQYLRELLLWAESLDSLAGVLLFTVGFIVVSFPCGWGYILLNVAAGYLYGFMLGMGLMVFGVLVGTFVAHVACKRLLARWARARIQGSGTLSAIVRVVEGGGGLKVVFLSRLTLIPFGLQNAVFAITDLSLPNYLMASSLGLLPTQLLNSYLGTTLRTMEDVIAEQSVSGYFVFGLQIVISIGLSFYVVHRAQVELNAAIVACEMEMKTSLVKDTQPNINGSTTYCNKRTVAFSGGGVNIV from the exons atGCTGGGCGCGGGGGCCGCGgcgctgcagctcctctcccgGGCCGTGAAGCAGGCGGCGGCGCAGGGCGCCCGGCAGGACCTGGGCCGCTGGCTGTCCCGAGCCGCCGGGacggcggcgggaggcggcggcagcGGAGACACCATCGGCTTCATCCcggcggaggcggcgggggccggcgggctgctgctggggccctgcGCGGACCAGGACGGGCTGCCGCCCgcggagctgctgctctgccagctgcccgagccgggcggcggcgggcatGGGCTGGCCGAGGCCCGGGGCTGgcgctgctcctgctgcctgttgGGCACCTGCTGGTGCAAGAGCTGCCTCAGCCTGTGCGTCCTGGCCGCCGTCTGCTTCGCCTCGCTGGCCCTGGTGCGCCAGTACCTGCGggaactgctgctctgggccgAGAGCCTGGACAGCCTGGCCGGCGTGCTGCTCTTCACCGTGGGCTTCATCGTCGTGTCCTTCCCGTGCGGCTGGGGCTACATCCTGCTCAACGTGGCCGCCGGCTACCTCTATGGCTTCATGCTGGGCATGGGGCTGATGGTGTTCGGCGTCCTCGTCGGCACCTTTGTCGCCCACGTGGCCTGCAAGCGGCTGTTGGCCCGCTGGGCACGGGCCAGGATTCAGGGCAGCGGGACGCTCAGTGCCATCGTCCGTGTCGTggagggcggcggcggcctcAAGGTGGTGTTTCTGTCGCGGCTGACGCTGATCCCCTTCGGGCTGCAGAACGCCGTCTTCGCG attACAGATCTATCACTACCCAACTACCTGATGGCTTCTTCACTTGGGCTGCTTCCTACTCAGCTCCTGAACTCGTACTTGGGCACTACCTTGCGCACCATGGAGGACGTGATTGCAGAACAAAGTGTTAGTGGCTATTTTGTATTCGGTTTACAG ATTGTCATAAGCATAGGACTCTCGTTTTATGTCGTTCACCGGGCTCAAGTGGAACTCAATGCAGCAATTGTAGCctgtgaaatggaaatgaagacATCACTTGTTAAAGACACTCAGCCAAACATCAATGGCTCAACCACATACTGCAACAAGAGGACAGTAGCATTCTCTGGAGGGGGTGTCAATATTGTGTGA